The proteins below come from a single Aegilops tauschii subsp. strangulata cultivar AL8/78 chromosome 6, Aet v6.0, whole genome shotgun sequence genomic window:
- the LOC109732997 gene encoding BTB/POZ and MATH domain-containing protein 2-like — protein sequence MENVTASTNRLSSVTGVHLFKISGHSLVKGTDLCIMSKTFRIGGHDWAIRYYPYGQKQKDDGNKETVNTTAGGEHTSVFLYLENAAKGEVRANIWFSLQDPASPEKGEKNRRGAETRDFKPGAPARAWGFPTFMSKADLVASGCIKDDCLVIKCTIEVITSERFDDHGEDDDVVAVPPSELTKNIGGLLENGLRADMTVKIGLFKRFKVHGCILAAQSPVFRAQLCGSMLESRRSSIRIKDIRVEVFEVLLHYMYKDSLPPFMEESTEEATNMAQHLLVAADRFAMERLKLLCANKLSKTLDVNTVGFTLDFAERNNCQQLKDCCIKYMVRNRDRFGEIMKSKGFIQLTENYGSLVCELFKAFAK from the coding sequence ATGGAAAACGTGACCGCCTCGACGAACCGCTTGTCGTCCGTCACCGGTGTGCACCTGTTCAAGATCTCCGGGCACTCCCTGGTCAAAGGCACCGACCTATGCATCATGTCCAAGACCTTCCGCATCGGCGGCCACGACTGGGCCATCCGATACTACCCCTACGGCCAGAAGCAGAAGGACGACGGCAATAAGGAAACCGTCAATACGACGGCCGGTGGAGAGCATACGTCGGTTTTCCTCTACTTGGAGAACGCAGCAAAGGGCGAGGTCAGAGCGAACATCTGGTTCTCCCTCCAAGACCCCGCGTCGCCGGAGAAGGGGGAGAAGAACAGAAGAGGCGCCGAGACGCGCGACTTCAAGCCCGGAGCACCGGCACGGGCATGGGGTTTCCCGACGTTCATGAGCAAGGCTGATCTGGTTGCATCGGGATGCATCAAAGATGACTGCCTAGTGATCAAGTGCACCATCGAGGTCATTACCTCCGAGCGCTTCGACGACCACGGAGAAGACGACGACGTCGTGGCCGTGCCGCCCTCCGAACTGACCAAGAATATTGGCGGACTTCTTGAGAACGGCCTCAGAGCGGACATGACCGTCAAGATCGGCTTGTTCAAGAGGTTCAAGGTGCACGGTTGCATCCTCGCCGCGCAGTCGCCAGTCTTCCGTGCGCAGCTGTGTGGCTCCATGCTCGAGAGTAGGAGAAGCAGCATCCGCATCAAGGACATTCGAGTTGAAGTTTTCGAGGTCCTGCTGCATTACATGTACAAGGACTCCCTGCCTCCATTCATGGAGGAGAGCACTGAAGAGGCTACAAACATGGCGCAACATTTGCTCGTCGCAGCCGATCGGTTCGCCATGGAAAGATTGAAGCTGCTTTGCGCCAACAAGCTGAGCAAGACCCTTGATGTCAACACCGTGGGTTTTACTCTGGATTTTGCTGAGAGAAACAACTGCCAGCAACTCAAGGATTGCTGCATCAAGTACATGGTACGGAACCGTGATAGGTTTGGAGAAATCATGAAGAGCAAAGGGTTCATCCAGTTAACTGAGAATTATGGAAGCCTTGTGTGTGAATTATTCAAAGCTTTTGCTAAGTAA
- the LOC109732998 gene encoding BTB/POZ and MATH domain-containing protein 1-like, which translates to MEAEWVLALAGGRASFLDFFRALLGLDPFDLHSSSVAAAVLTKIAMPSLADSSPPEAVVSKTSSSVAVHTGEHLFTIFRHSRIKGSNTCLTSKRFRVGGHDWVIDYYPNGDSRIADGQFTSVFLMLMTACQCEVKLSYTFCLHDPAAPLTGEKHKFGHTIKFSSEGDSSGTHKFVSKADLAASGCIKDDCLVIKCTIDVIDDSDDSSLIVPPSELSKDLHNLLQRGFRADLTVVVGKYYKSFKVHGCILAARSPVFQAQLCGSMMESTESSIHIEGMSAKAFEVLLYYMYNDSLPGFMDESTKEATNMATHLLVAADRYAMERLKLMCECKLSKVVAMNTVGSILNLAEQYSCHQLKARCLKYVGKNSGRLQAIEDAGGFVQLKHNHPLLARDILGKPGCKKNKNKKKKKKGGKARNK; encoded by the exons atggaggcGGAGTGGGTCTTGGCCCTTGCCGGTGGGAGGGCTTCGTTTTTAGATTTTTTTCGagctttgttagg gttggatccttttgATCTACACTCTTCATCTGTGGCGGCTGCTGTTCTG ACGAAGATTGCCATGCCCAGCCTCGCCGATTCATCGCCGCCGGAGGCCGTAGTCAGCAAGACATCCTCGTCGGTGGCCGTCCACACCGGCGAGCACCTGTTCACCATCTTCCGCCACTCCCGGATCAAAGGCAGCAACACATGCCTCACGTCCAAGCGCTTCCGCGTCGGCGGTCACGACTGGGTTATCGACTACTACCCGAACGGCGACTCCAGGATTGCTGACGGGCAGTTCACGTCGGTCTTCCTCATGCTGATGACCGCCTGCCAGTGCGAGGTCAAGCTGTCCTATACCTTCTGCCTCCACGACCCCGCGGCACCCCTGACCGGGGAGAAGCACAAATTCGGCCACACCATCAAGTTTTCGTCCGAGGGCGACAGTTCTGGTACACACAAGTTTGTGAGCAAAGCTGATCTAGCCGCGTCTGGTTGCATCAAGGATGACTGCCTAGTGATCAAGTGCACCATCGATGTTATTGACGACAGTGACGACAGTTCTTTAATCGTGCCGCCCTCCGAGCTAAGCAAAGATCTCCACAACCTTCTACAAAGAGGCTTCAGGGCAGACCTGACTGTCGTGGTTGGCAAGTACTACAAGAGTTTTAAGGTGCATGGgtgcatcctcgcggcccggtCACCCGTGTTCCAAGCCCAGCTGTGTGGCTCCATGATGGAGAGCACAGAAAGCAGCATCCACATCGAGGGCATGAGTGCTAAGGCTTTCGAGGTCTTGTTGTATTACATGTACAATGACAGCCTGCCTGGGTTCATGGATGAGTCCACGAAAGAGGCTACGAACATGGCGACACATCTGCTCGTTGCGGCTGACAGGTATGCCATGGAGAGGCTGAAGCTGATGTGCGAGTGCAAGCTGAGCAAAGTTGTAGCCATGAACACAGTAGGTTCCATCTTGAATCTTGCGGAGCAATACAGTTGCCATCAGCTCAAGGCCCGTTGTCTCAAGTACGTTGGGAAAAACAGCGGGAGGTTGCAAGCCATTGAAGACG